In Nitrospira sp., the following are encoded in one genomic region:
- the istB gene encoding IS21-like element helper ATPase IstB, translating to MNAAQLERLRDQLTRLRLLKSRERLEALLQEAAVKELPYADFLDQVLGEEVASKTAKNIAMRTSLARFPFVKSLEVFDFSYQPSLDKKQIQQVATCHFIEHGENVVILGPPGVGKSHLAIGLGLQAIAQGYRVLFTTAAAMIATLTRALTENRLEDKLKLYTIPRLLIIDEIGYLPIDRTGANLFFQLISRRYEKGPMILTSNQSFGAWGEVFGDRVLATAILDRVLHHAITINIRGHSYRLKEKLKAGLVRVEEASTTT from the coding sequence ATGAACGCGGCGCAACTGGAACGGCTCCGTGACCAACTCACGCGCCTACGGCTCTTGAAGAGTCGGGAGCGGCTGGAGGCCCTCTTACAAGAAGCGGCCGTCAAGGAGCTGCCCTATGCCGACTTCCTCGACCAGGTGCTCGGCGAAGAAGTCGCGTCCAAGACCGCGAAGAACATTGCGATGCGGACGAGTTTGGCGCGATTTCCATTCGTCAAGAGTCTGGAGGTCTTCGACTTCAGCTACCAGCCTTCGTTGGATAAGAAGCAGATTCAGCAGGTGGCGACCTGCCACTTCATCGAGCACGGCGAGAATGTCGTGATCTTGGGGCCGCCCGGTGTGGGCAAAAGCCACCTGGCCATCGGGCTAGGGCTGCAAGCCATTGCCCAGGGCTATCGGGTGTTGTTCACGACAGCCGCCGCCATGATCGCTACGCTGACTCGGGCGCTCACGGAGAATCGGCTGGAGGACAAGCTGAAGCTCTATACCATTCCCCGGTTGCTGATCATTGATGAGATCGGCTATCTGCCCATTGACCGCACCGGGGCCAACTTGTTCTTTCAGCTCATCTCACGCCGCTATGAGAAGGGGCCGATGATTTTGACCAGTAACCAGAGTTTCGGGGCTTGGGGCGAGGTGTTTGGCGACCGGGTGCTGGCGACTGCGATCCTGGATCGGGTGCTCCACCACGCGATCACCATCAACATCCGGGGCCATTCCTACCGGCTGAAGGAGAAACTCAAAGCCGGACTTGTGCGGGTCGAAGAAGCGTCAACGACAACCTAA
- a CDS encoding MFS transporter: MMTAHPAPPDSAEQVPDSHPASIDPHESGRRYGIRDGLFQAVAQGGGEQYLSAFALFLHATPFQLSLLSAIPQLLGTWAQLISVKISHRFPSRASQVFWGIIGQSVAWIPILALPLIWPDQGAWLLIATVAVYFAFTHFTSPAWNSLITDLLKPNERGTYFARRSRTVAMTSFLALCLAGSLLTFFEHQQLLWVGFAVMFLVAGLCRSASALMLVKVRGLPSHESGSHPTSFLAFLRTGMSDNFRHFLLFSGLMHSAVLVAGPFFVIYLLQDLHLTHWQYGTWLAAGIIGQFLTLPAWGQFGDRFGNKVLLSFTGLLVAFLPMLYLLGTSWLFLVTLNFLGGVVWAGLGLGLNNYVFDAVQPRDRAKAVAISSIVNAIGWAMGTVIGSWLISTVPLHLQIGALTLDPPSNLPFIFFLSGLFRLIVSTMLLRTFHEPRGVEQRAHHRLLWELPLLKPLRQLSRRAINTIQ, translated from the coding sequence ATGATGACAGCCCACCCAGCACCGCCGGATTCAGCAGAACAGGTTCCTGACAGTCATCCTGCTTCTATAGATCCACACGAGTCCGGTCGGCGCTATGGCATTCGTGATGGGCTGTTCCAAGCCGTTGCCCAAGGGGGAGGTGAGCAGTATCTCTCGGCCTTTGCTCTGTTCCTCCACGCGACACCATTCCAGTTAAGTCTCCTCTCCGCTATTCCCCAACTCTTGGGTACATGGGCTCAGTTGATTTCAGTCAAAATCTCACACCGGTTCCCCAGCCGAGCCTCCCAAGTGTTTTGGGGCATCATCGGACAATCTGTCGCCTGGATCCCCATTCTTGCGCTGCCGTTGATCTGGCCTGACCAAGGGGCGTGGCTACTCATCGCCACCGTCGCTGTGTATTTCGCCTTCACTCATTTCACCTCTCCTGCCTGGAATAGTCTCATCACTGACTTGCTCAAACCAAACGAACGGGGTACGTACTTTGCTCGACGATCACGAACCGTTGCAATGACCAGTTTTCTCGCACTCTGCCTGGCCGGATCCTTGCTGACCTTCTTCGAGCATCAACAACTCCTTTGGGTCGGCTTTGCCGTGATGTTCCTCGTAGCTGGCCTCTGCCGTAGTGCGTCGGCTCTCATGCTGGTGAAGGTACGCGGCTTACCATCACATGAGTCAGGTAGCCACCCGACGAGTTTTCTGGCTTTTCTTCGTACCGGCATGTCCGACAATTTTCGCCACTTCTTACTGTTTTCCGGGCTCATGCATTCTGCCGTGCTGGTTGCCGGTCCGTTCTTTGTCATCTACCTGCTCCAGGATCTTCACCTCACTCATTGGCAATATGGAACCTGGCTGGCCGCCGGTATCATCGGGCAATTCCTGACCTTGCCAGCCTGGGGACAGTTCGGCGATCGTTTTGGGAATAAGGTGTTGCTCTCTTTCACCGGACTACTCGTCGCGTTCCTGCCGATGTTGTACCTGCTCGGCACTTCGTGGCTGTTTCTTGTCACCCTAAACTTCCTTGGAGGCGTAGTATGGGCAGGACTTGGACTGGGGTTGAATAACTATGTCTTTGATGCGGTACAGCCAAGGGATCGGGCGAAGGCGGTCGCTATTTCAAGCATCGTCAACGCCATCGGGTGGGCCATGGGAACGGTCATCGGAAGCTGGCTGATCAGCACCGTCCCACTCCATTTGCAAATTGGGGCGTTGACTCTGGATCCTCCCTCCAATCTCCCGTTTATCTTCTTTCTTTCCGGCCTGTTTCGCTTGATTGTCTCGACAATGCTCCTCAGAACCTTTCACGAGCCTCGCGGAGTGGAACAACGCGCCCACCACAGGTTGTTATGGGAACTGCCGCTGCTAAAACCCTTGCGACAACTCTCACGCCGGGCGATCAACACTATTCAGTAA
- the htpX gene encoding protease HtpX: MKWLKGIGLFLIANFLIYITLSFTANLLINVVLPAFGIDVRGVFNQQLLVWSLVLGFGGAFISLAFSKQMARAMLSCQQITQPRSHAEHVIYGSVQEIAQRLHITMPEVWVYESPDPNAFATGPSKNNSMVAVSTGLLQNLKEDEVKAVLAHEMGHVYNGDMFTTTVLAGLMNTFVYYISNFLAQLVGQPQGDREEGSAGNPILAFVVYIFLQIVLSFLAMLVISWHSRRREFGADAFAARVYGKGAMISALEGINRWVTRAQPEYGTQDPLATFKISGKSSGFMHLFATHPPIEERIAALQRLPV; the protein is encoded by the coding sequence ATGAAGTGGCTTAAAGGTATTGGCCTGTTCCTGATTGCAAATTTTCTGATCTATATCACGCTGTCGTTCACGGCCAATCTGTTGATAAACGTGGTTCTGCCGGCGTTCGGAATCGATGTGCGGGGAGTCTTCAATCAGCAGCTATTGGTCTGGTCGTTGGTGCTCGGGTTCGGTGGCGCGTTCATCAGCTTGGCATTCTCCAAGCAGATGGCGCGAGCGATGCTGAGCTGTCAGCAAATCACTCAGCCGCGGTCACATGCCGAGCATGTGATTTACGGCTCCGTCCAGGAGATTGCTCAACGGCTTCACATCACCATGCCGGAAGTCTGGGTGTATGAGTCGCCGGACCCCAATGCATTTGCCACCGGCCCGAGTAAGAACAATTCGATGGTGGCTGTTTCGACCGGCTTGCTGCAGAATCTCAAAGAAGATGAGGTCAAGGCGGTTCTCGCCCACGAGATGGGACACGTCTATAACGGAGACATGTTTACGACGACCGTGCTTGCCGGATTGATGAACACGTTCGTCTACTACATCAGCAACTTCCTGGCACAATTGGTTGGGCAACCTCAGGGAGACCGAGAGGAAGGGAGTGCGGGAAATCCTATCCTCGCTTTTGTGGTGTATATCTTCCTCCAAATCGTTTTGTCATTCCTGGCCATGCTGGTGATCAGCTGGCATTCTCGTCGGCGGGAATTCGGTGCGGACGCATTCGCCGCGCGGGTGTATGGTAAGGGAGCAATGATCTCAGCCTTGGAGGGGATCAATCGGTGGGTCACCAGAGCGCAGCCCGAATACGGCACGCAAGATCCCCTGGCGACCTTTAAGATCTCGGGCAAGTCATCTGGATTCATGCACCTCTTCGCTACTCATCCGCCGATCGAGGAGCGGATCGCAGCCTTGCAGCGGCTGCCGGTCTAA
- a CDS encoding cupredoxin domain-containing protein, translated as MEVSRKSFGVLGMVGWFMAALVAVGQAADGSEPDLPIVVPMSPDGVQRATVILDSYSYSPNHLVVENGKPVELTLTSVTMITPHNFIMKDSAGSLLVEQDVGAGRTVVARFVLTQPGLFPFFCDKRLWPIPSHRDKGMEGILEVK; from the coding sequence ATGGAGGTCAGTCGGAAGTCTTTTGGCGTGCTTGGTATGGTGGGATGGTTCATGGCCGCACTCGTCGCGGTCGGACAGGCCGCTGACGGCTCAGAGCCTGACCTACCGATCGTTGTCCCAATGTCGCCGGATGGCGTTCAGCGCGCCACGGTCATCCTTGACAGCTATTCCTATTCGCCGAACCATCTGGTTGTGGAAAACGGGAAGCCGGTGGAGCTGACTCTGACGAGTGTCACAATGATTACGCCGCATAACTTTATCATGAAAGACTCAGCCGGCAGCTTGTTGGTCGAACAAGATGTCGGAGCTGGGAGGACCGTCGTGGCCAGATTCGTCCTGACTCAACCTGGTCTCTTTCCGTTCTTTTGCGACAAACGATTGTGGCCCATACCGAGCCATAGAGACAAAGGAATGGAAGGAATACTGGAAGTCAAATGA